Part of the Halopenitus persicus genome is shown below.
GGAACGAGAGGACCCCCTCGCCGGCGAACGACATCAGCACCACCACGCCGATCGGGATCCAGATCAGCGTCAGGATGAGGACCATCAGGCCGCGGCCGATGCGGTCCCCGTGACGGTGGATGAACCCCTCGAGGGCGTTGAACGCGCTCATTCGTCACCACCTCCGGCGAGCTTGCCGCCGGCACCCAGCCACGATCCGAGTCCGATCAGGAGCACGACGCCGACGGTGACGACCATCCCGAGCGCCGACCCGAACGGCCAGTTGAACGACGCCGCGAACTGCTGTTCGATGACCATCCCGACCATCAACACGTTCGTTCCGCCCAGCAGGGCGGGCGTGATGAACGACCCGAACGCCGGGATCGCCACGAGGACGATTCCCGCGATGACGCCGTTCTTCGTCATCGGGAGGGTCACGCGCAGGAACGTCTTGATCGGCCCGGCGCCGAGGTCCTTCGAGGCGTCGATCAGGTCCCCGTCCATGTTCGTCAACGAGGCGTAGAACGGGAACGTCGCCAGGGGGAGCCACACGTATGCCAGCCCGATGAGCACGGCCGTGTGCGAGTACATGATACCGCTCGGCTCGCTCGCGAGTCCGACCAGGATCATCACGGTGTCCAGCACGCCGCCGCTCTGGAAGATGTTGATGAGCGCGTACATCCGGACGATGTAGTTCGTCCAGAACGGGAGGATGATCAACAGGAGGACGATCGTCGCGCGCTTCGAGAATCGGGCGATGCTGTAGGCCAGCACGTAGCCGAGGACGACGACGATGATCGTCGACTGGACGGTGAGCACCGCCGTTCGCCACAGGACCGTAATATACGTGTCGCCGGTGAAGATCCGGATGTAGTGTTCCAGGGTCAACGGCGCGGGCGGCATGTCCGAGAGGAAGGACATCCACGCCATGGTCAGCAACGGCAGGATGAAGAACGCCACGAGCACCGAGGCCGGAATGCCGACGAGCAGTCCGAGACGGGCCCGGCGGTGTTCGCGGACGTATTCGGCGCCCGACTCGATCACCTGACGACTGCGATTCGCGACGCTCACGGCTCACCACCGTCGCTTGCAGTCGGGACCGCCTTCTCCCCTTCCGGCGCGAAGAGGTACACCTCGTCCGCGGGCCACCAGACGGTGACGTCCTGGCCGATGTCGTAGGTGCGGTCCTCGGTGTTCGCGGTGAACGAGCCGTACTCCGTGTCGATGGTGTAGACCGTTTCATCCCCGGCGTACCCACGGTTTCGAACCTTGCCAGTGACCGAGAACACGTCCTCGCGGTCGGGAGCACCCAGCGTGATCCCCGTCGGCCTGATGCCCACCGAGACGTCGGCGCCGACCTCCAGCGAGACCGCGTCGACGCACCGCCCGGCGGCGTTCGAGACGTGGATCCGGTTGCCCCGCGATTCGACGGTCACGTCGGTCCCGTTCGCCTCGACGACGGATGCGGGAACGAGGTTGATGTCGCCGATGAACTGTGCAACGAACTTCGATGCGGGTTTGTCGTAGATGGTCTCGACGCTGTCGAGCTGTTCCATCTCCCCGTCGTTGAGCACGAGCATCCGGTCGGAGACCGCCATCGCGACCTCCTGGTCGTGGGTGACGTACAGGAAGGTGATCCCGGTCTCCTCCTGGATCCGCTGGAGTTCGAACTGCATGTGCTGGCGCAGCTTCCGGTCGAGGCTCGCCAGCGGCTCGTCGAAGAGGACGATCTTGGGCTCGTTCACGATCGCTCGCGCGAGCGCGACGCGCTGTTGTTCCCCGCCGGAGAGCTGGTCGATGTTCCGGTCCTGATAGCCCGAAAGCTCCACGACCTCCAGCATCTCCGCGATCCGCTCGCGCCGCTCGTCCTCCGGGACGCCGCTCTCGACGAGGCCGTAGCCGATGTTCTCGGCCACCGTGAGGTGCGGGAAGAGCGCGAGGCTCTGGAACACCATGTTCACCTCGCGGTCGAACGGCGGGGCGGCGGTGACGTCGGTGTCCTCGATCTCGATCGTTCCGGCGGTCGGCGTCTCGAAGCCGGCGATCATCCGGAGGATGGTCGATTTGCCCGATCCCGACGGGCCCAGGATGGAGACGAACTCGCCGTCGCTCACCTCGAAGTTCACGTCGTCGACCGCGACCAGATCGCCGAACTCCTTTCGGAGGTCGGATATCGTGAGGACCGACATGTTATGCGTCCCGTGGGCGGTGGGTGGTCCGTGCGTGGCCCGGGCACTCGGTTCCGGTCGTCGGCACGGACGGGCGAACGCACTGGCGGCTCGATCCGATGCTCGACGTACCGAAGCCGTCGCCGATGGACGCCCGAGTGACGTCTCGTCGGCCGGTACTAGTGTGATCAAACGGCATACCCTGACGGTGCCAATGGTAGGTTATAAAATTTGTGTTCCAGCGTCCCCATCGAGCGACCCGAAACCGGACGAAACCGTCGGGGTCGATGGGTCAGCCACCGCTCCACAGGAGTGATCGTCGTCGTGGCGTGACCCCCGCCGGCCATCGTTCGAATGCCGGATCGGTATGTCCGAACGATAGCCGACCAGTTACTGATGGATTCGCGCTCGCTCCGTCACGGGGCGTTGGGTGATATGTACAAACACGACCACGAACGCGGTCGAACGGATCACGCTCCCCGAAACACGATCGTCGCTGGAACGTCGATCGATAGTAAAAACGGTTGGGCTCTGAGCGCGACCTCCGGGATGGAGATCGCCATCCTCGAATTCAGGCGGCGTCGATCTAGGCGGCCTTGACGTTGGTCCAGATCTGGTCGAACTGCTCGCGCAGTTCGTCCGAGAGCGGCTCGATGAACATCGCGTTGTCCGACATCGACTGGGGCCACTGCAGGAACTCGAGTTCCTCCTCGGAGAGCTGATCGGAGAGCTCCTCTTCGAGACCGTCGATCGGGGCCACGTATCCCATCGTCGGCGCCTTCTGTGAGGTGTTTGCCGGCTTGGACCCGAAGTCGGTCCAGGCGACGGCCGCTCGCGGGTTCGGCGCTCCCTGCGGGATCACGAACGTGTCGTAGGTGTACATGAATCCCTCCTGAGTGTTGGACATGTCGATCGGGATGTCCTGGTTGAACTGGCCGTCGTAGGTGCGGCCATCGGTGTAGACGGCCGCGACGATCTCCTCGTTATCGAACATCTGGAGGACGGTGGAGTGGTCCTGCCAGTAGGTGTTGTTGAGGTCCTTCTGCTGGATGAGGACCTCCTCGAGCTCGTCGAAGTCGTCGGGATCGTTGGGGTCCTGCCCGGTGTAGAGGGCGGCGACGCGACAGGCGACCTCCCCCCAGTCCTGCATGCTGACCATCCCGTCGAGGTCCGACTCCCACAGCACGTCCCACGAGCCCGGGTCCTCGTCGAAGTAGTCCGTGCTGTAGGTGAGCGGATGCGCGACGATCGTCTCCGGGATCGCGTAGACGTTGCCGTCCGCCGAGTAATACTCCTCGGCGTCCGAACGGGCGAGGTCGTTGAGCGCGTCCCATCCCTCCATCTTCTCGGCCGGAAGCGGGTGGAGGAAGTCGTTGTTCATCGACCGCACGACCCACGCGCTCGTCGCCGAGATGCTGTCGATCTCCTCGTTGCCGGCCTCCAACTGGGTGTACCACTCGCTGGGGTTGGAGTACGCCGCCGTCGAGACGGAGGTCTCGTACTCGCTCTCGAACTCCTCGACGGCCCAGTCGACCCAGCCGTCGTACCAGTTCCAGACGTTGACGTTGTCCTCCAGATCGCTGGGCGGAACCTCGAGGTCAGCGGGATTCACGTCCTCGCCACCGCCGCCGTTGCCGCCCATACAGCCGGCGAGTCCGATCGCTCCGCCGGCGGCTGCGGTTCGCATTACGTCACGCCGAGTGACATCGTTGGTATCAAACGACATAGGCACAAGTTGTAGCAACCCTTAATAAAGGTTGTTGTACCGCCCCAACGGAGCGGCGATCGTCCAACCGCGAGCCGCCGTTCGAGGGTTTTGATCCTCACAAAACTTACGTCGATACGACCCGTCCGCGTCCGTATGCCGGACCAATCGGACAGCCGTCGTATCGGAGCGGTTCAGCGCACCTGTGAGATCCTCACGGCGATGCGTACCCAGGACGGGAGCTCCGTCTCCGAGTTGAGCGATCGCGTCGATCTCTCGGTCGGGGCCGTTCACACGCACCTCGCCACCCTCCGGGAGTACGGCCTCGTCGTCAAGGAGGGAACGACCTATCGGCTGGGCCCGCAGCTGGTCCCGTTCGGCGAGTTCGTCAAACACCACTCGTCGCTGTATCAGGCGGCGCGACCGGAACTCGACGAACTCGCCGCGGAAACCGGCGAATGTGCACATCTCCTCGTCGAGAACAACGGCTTGAGCGTGTTCCTCTACGAGGCGTTCGGCGACAACGCGGTCGGAACGAGTTACCACGTCCGGTCTCGAACGATCCCGCCACACCACCTCCACTACCACGCGTCGGGAAAGGCGCTGCTCGCCCACTATCCGGCCGACCGCGTTGACGAGATCGTCGCGGAACACGGCCTCGAGCCGGCGACCGAGGAGACGATCACTGACCGTGAGACCCTTCGTTCGACGTTCGAGACCATCCGCGAGCGGGGATACGCGTTGAACGACGAGGAGGAGATCCGCGGGATCCGGGCGGTCGGCGCACCGATACTCGACGAGGACGACGAGCCCGTGGGCGCGATAAGCTTCTCCGCACCCCGAAGTCGCCTGCAGGGCGAGCGGTTCACGCGAGCGGCCCCGGAGCGACTGTTGAGCGTCGCGAACGTGATCGAGGTGAACCTCCAGACGGGTGACTACCCGACACCCCGGGACCGCCACGCCGAGATCGGTGACCGGGTGTATCGCGGCGATCCCCTCGGTGACGGCGCCCCGGAACACTCGTGATGGACTGACGATCCGGTTCGATCGGCCGCTCCCGGGTCGGGGGTGAAGCAGGGTCAATACGGGAGCCCGCCGACGCGGTGAACGGGCCGCGAGCCGCCCCTGGAAAGCGACGTCGCCGACTCCGGCCACGACGTGGAAAGGTATATCTCCCCGGGTAGCGATCGCCGTGGTGTGAGATCGTTTGCCAGCGCGTACGGCGAGGACCTCGAACGGTTCACCGAGGAGTTGCTGCGGTTCCGATCAACCAGCGGCCGGGAGCTGCCGGCGCAGAACTGGTTCGAGGACCGGCTGGCCGACCTCGGGTTCGAGACGTATCGATGGGACGTCGACGCCGACGCGCTCGCGACGATCGATTCGTTCCCCACGGCCGCGGAGATCGACGCCGCGGACCGGCCCGGAGTCGCCGGCGTCCTCGAGTTCGGCGACCCGGACGCGGGACCGACCCTGGTGTTGAACGGCCACGTCGACGTCGTGCCGGCCGACGACTCGTCCTGGGAGACCGACCCCTTCGAGCCGCACTGGGAGGACGGCACGCTCACCGCCCGCGGGGCGGCCGACATGAAGACCAACCTCGCGCTGCTGGTCTTCGTCGCGAAGTGGCTCCACGACGAGCATCGGAACGACCTCGACGGTCGGCTCGTCGTCGAGAGCGTCACCGGCGAGGAGGAGGGCGGCATCGCCGCGCCCGCGGCCGCGCTCTCGAACCCGTATCCCTTCGAGCGCGACGCGGCGATCGTGACGGAGCCGACGGACTTCGACGTGGTGACCGCGACCGCGGGCGTCCTGATGAAGGAGTTGACCGTCCGCGGCCGCTCGGCGCACGCCGCCACGCGGTGGCGCGGCGAATCGGCGCTCGTTCACTTCGAGCGGATCCATCAGGCCCTCCGGGATCTCGAGACCGAACGGCACGA
Proteins encoded:
- a CDS encoding IclR family transcriptional regulator, with product MPDQSDSRRIGAVQRTCEILTAMRTQDGSSVSELSDRVDLSVGAVHTHLATLREYGLVVKEGTTYRLGPQLVPFGEFVKHHSSLYQAARPELDELAAETGECAHLLVENNGLSVFLYEAFGDNAVGTSYHVRSRTIPPHHLHYHASGKALLAHYPADRVDEIVAEHGLEPATEETITDRETLRSTFETIRERGYALNDEEEIRGIRAVGAPILDEDDEPVGAISFSAPRSRLQGERFTRAAPERLLSVANVIEVNLQTGDYPTPRDRHAEIGDRVYRGDPLGDGAPEHS
- a CDS encoding ABC transporter ATP-binding protein, which encodes MSVLTISDLRKEFGDLVAVDDVNFEVSDGEFVSILGPSGSGKSTILRMIAGFETPTAGTIEIEDTDVTAAPPFDREVNMVFQSLALFPHLTVAENIGYGLVESGVPEDERRERIAEMLEVVELSGYQDRNIDQLSGGEQQRVALARAIVNEPKIVLFDEPLASLDRKLRQHMQFELQRIQEETGITFLYVTHDQEVAMAVSDRMLVLNDGEMEQLDSVETIYDKPASKFVAQFIGDINLVPASVVEANGTDVTVESRGNRIHVSNAAGRCVDAVSLEVGADVSVGIRPTGITLGAPDREDVFSVTGKVRNRGYAGDETVYTIDTEYGSFTANTEDRTYDIGQDVTVWWPADEVYLFAPEGEKAVPTASDGGEP
- a CDS encoding ABC transporter permease — protein: MSVANRSRQVIESGAEYVREHRRARLGLLVGIPASVLVAFFILPLLTMAWMSFLSDMPPAPLTLEHYIRIFTGDTYITVLWRTAVLTVQSTIIVVVLGYVLAYSIARFSKRATIVLLLIILPFWTNYIVRMYALINIFQSGGVLDTVMILVGLASEPSGIMYSHTAVLIGLAYVWLPLATFPFYASLTNMDGDLIDASKDLGAGPIKTFLRVTLPMTKNGVIAGIVLVAIPAFGSFITPALLGGTNVLMVGMVIEQQFAASFNWPFGSALGMVVTVGVVLLIGLGSWLGAGGKLAGGGDE
- a CDS encoding M20 family metallopeptidase produces the protein MRSFASAYGEDLERFTEELLRFRSTSGRELPAQNWFEDRLADLGFETYRWDVDADALATIDSFPTAAEIDAADRPGVAGVLEFGDPDAGPTLVLNGHVDVVPADDSSWETDPFEPHWEDGTLTARGAADMKTNLALLVFVAKWLHDEHRNDLDGRLVVESVTGEEEGGIAAPAAALSNPYPFERDAAIVTEPTDFDVVTATAGVLMKELTVRGRSAHAATRWRGESALVHFERIHQALRDLETERHDRLEHPLYDYPINCPMNVGTAQVGDWVSNVPATATAQFRIGFLPGETLAAVEREYEDRLEAVVADDEWLSAHPPSFERRSIHFEPAEQDPEAPIVRAMQSALGEAGYEDVDPVGKTYSSDSRFYIEAGIPSVIFGPGTIDQAHFPNESIEWDDVLAAGDVLAAACRRFLAGEV
- a CDS encoding ABC transporter substrate-binding protein gives rise to the protein MRTAAAGGAIGLAGCMGGNGGGGEDVNPADLEVPPSDLEDNVNVWNWYDGWVDWAVEEFESEYETSVSTAAYSNPSEWYTQLEAGNEEIDSISATSAWVVRSMNNDFLHPLPAEKMEGWDALNDLARSDAEEYYSADGNVYAIPETIVAHPLTYSTDYFDEDPGSWDVLWESDLDGMVSMQDWGEVACRVAALYTGQDPNDPDDFDELEEVLIQQKDLNNTYWQDHSTVLQMFDNEEIVAAVYTDGRTYDGQFNQDIPIDMSNTQEGFMYTYDTFVIPQGAPNPRAAVAWTDFGSKPANTSQKAPTMGYVAPIDGLEEELSDQLSEEELEFLQWPQSMSDNAMFIEPLSDELREQFDQIWTNVKAA